The Maylandia zebra isolate NMK-2024a linkage group LG7, Mzebra_GT3a, whole genome shotgun sequence genome contains a region encoding:
- the LOC101466255 gene encoding kielin/chordin-like protein, with amino-acid sequence MILFPLHGIVLVTCPPDSKDTCDKDNRECPSRPCPTQNCAENVPGCPTHTCDTGKRECPPQDCKEENLPGHCTEQTRSCTHSGVNYNNGDSWRSVESPCDICQCLDGYVRCEREQCYTPCRNPAAPPPNTCCPVCEGCDVNGHEVPNGAVIPVGDPCEECRCENGNMVCSYVYCPAPSCHNPVYHAEECCPRCEQCEYESKVYGNGESFTSKSDPCLQCYCSVSLV; translated from the exons ATGATTTTGTTTCCTCTCCATGGGATTGTCCTGGTCACGTGTCCCCCTGATTCTAAAGATACATGTGAT AAGGACAATAGAGAGTGCCCATCCCGGCCATGCCCTACTCAGAACTGTGCAGAGAATGTGCCCGGCTGTCCAACACATACATGTGAT ACGGGCAAGAGGGAGTGCCCTCCTCAAGACTGCAAAGAAGAGAATTTACCTGGACACTGCACTGAGCAAACCAGAA GTTGCACCCATTCTGGTGTAAATTATAACAATGGAGACTCTTGGAGGTCGGTGGAGAGTCCTTGTGATATCTGCCAGTGTTTG GACGGTTATGTTCGCTGTGAGAGGGAGCAGTGTTACACTCCCTGTAGAAACcctgctgctcctcctccaAATACCTGCTGTCCAGTCTGTGAAG GCTGTGATGTGAATGGACATGAAGTCCCTAATGGAGCTGTGATCCCTGTTGGAGACCCCTGTGAAGAGTGTAGATGTGAG AATGGAAATATGGTGTGTTCATACGTTTACTGTCCTGCTCCATCTTGTCACAATCCAGTGTATCATGCTGAGGAGTGTTGTCCACG ATGCGAACAGTGTGAATATGAGTCCAAAGTGTATGGAAATGGAGAAAGTTTCACCTCAAAGAGTGACCCCTGCCTCCAATGCTACTGCTCTGTGAGTTTAGTCTGA